Proteins from one Faecalibacterium sp. I3-3-33 genomic window:
- a CDS encoding aspartate carbamoyltransferase regulatory subunit produces the protein MLNIDEIQNGIVIDHIKAGTAVGLMDLLGIAGNRTASVALIQNARSKKTASGRKDIIKVEGDASWLNLDVLAYLDPNISVTIIENGKAVRKEQPKPPKRLVNIVRCKNPRCISSIEEECDQIFELSSNGKYRCIYCEQELQVKPE, from the coding sequence ATGTTGAATATTGACGAGATTCAGAACGGTATTGTCATCGACCACATCAAGGCAGGTACTGCTGTTGGTCTGATGGATCTGCTGGGCATTGCGGGCAACCGTACTGCCAGCGTAGCGCTGATCCAGAATGCACGCAGCAAAAAGACGGCAAGCGGCCGCAAGGACATCATCAAGGTGGAGGGCGACGCCTCCTGGCTGAACCTGGATGTGCTGGCTTATCTGGACCCGAACATCAGCGTGACCATTATTGAGAACGGCAAGGCTGTCCGCAAGGAGCAGCCCAAGCCCCCCAAGCGTCTGGTGAACATTGTGCGGTGCAAAAACCCACGCTGCATCTCCAGCATAGAAGAGGAATGCGACCAGATTTTCGAACTGAGTTCCAACGGCAAGTACCGCTGCATCTATTGCGAGCAGGAGCTGCAGGTAAAGCCGGAGTAA
- the pyrB gene encoding aspartate carbamoyltransferase encodes MRHLIDPLDLTQQEITQLLDLADRICADPAAYQEVANHKKLATLFYEPSTRTRLSFEAAMLNLGGHVLGFPSENVSSATKGESVADTIRVVSCYADIVAMRHPKEGAPLRASRYSRIPVINAGDGGHQHPTQTLTDLMTIRRRMDRLDDLTIGLCGDLKFGRTVHSLLKTMARCKNVRFVLISPEELRVPDYIINDVLEANGIPYKETRSLEESMPELDILYMTRVQKERFFNEEDYIRLKNSYVLTREKMAQAKPTMAVLHPLPRVNEIALDVDDDPRAAYFEQVQNGVYVRMALIMTLLGLADPKAPKEEN; translated from the coding sequence ATGCGTCATCTGATCGATCCTTTGGATCTTACCCAGCAGGAGATCACACAGCTGCTTGATCTTGCCGACCGTATCTGTGCCGACCCCGCCGCCTATCAGGAGGTGGCCAACCACAAAAAGCTGGCTACTTTGTTCTACGAGCCCTCCACCCGCACCCGCCTGTCCTTTGAGGCGGCTATGCTGAACTTGGGCGGCCATGTACTGGGCTTCCCCAGCGAGAACGTGTCCAGCGCCACCAAGGGCGAGAGCGTAGCCGATACCATCCGGGTGGTGTCCTGTTATGCCGACATCGTTGCCATGCGCCACCCCAAGGAGGGCGCACCGCTGCGTGCCTCCCGCTATTCCCGCATTCCGGTGATCAACGCCGGTGACGGCGGTCACCAGCACCCCACCCAGACCCTGACCGACCTGATGACCATCCGCCGCCGCATGGACAGGTTGGATGACCTGACCATTGGTCTGTGCGGCGACCTGAAGTTCGGCCGCACCGTCCACTCCCTGCTCAAGACCATGGCACGCTGCAAGAACGTCCGCTTTGTGCTGATCAGCCCGGAGGAGCTGCGGGTGCCGGATTATATCATCAATGACGTGCTGGAGGCCAACGGCATCCCCTACAAGGAGACCCGCAGTCTGGAGGAATCCATGCCGGAGTTGGACATCCTGTATATGACCCGCGTGCAGAAGGAGCGCTTCTTCAACGAGGAGGACTACATCCGCCTGAAGAACAGCTATGTGCTGACCCGCGAAAAAATGGCACAGGCCAAGCCCACCATGGCAGTGCTGCACCCCCTGCCCCGCGTGAACGAGATCGCGCTGGACGTGGACGACGACCCGCGCGCCGCTTATTTTGAGCAGGTGCAGAACGGCGTTTACGTCCGCATGGCACTGATCATGACCCTGCTGGGGCTTGCAGACCCCAAAGCACCGAAGGAGGAGAACTGA
- a CDS encoding GntR family transcriptional regulator, producing the protein MKDPALASSSRLGGAVISDRVVASLLEELTNGRYAQADRLPAEVDLATELGVSRTVIRDALSEMERAGYVERVRGIGTVVNRAVLGLRSRLDQKLEYYPLIRSFGSYPHADGIQVMLLRAGEEMAHALALEVGDEVICIKKRILADTTPVIYSIDYLPRSLFGNRDYTRIDLTGDIFEILEQECHQQISSNVAHLKASCGDEAIRAAMRLAPGEAMLLLDEVCFNRLCRPVMRSLSYYTNFFDFSILRKLL; encoded by the coding sequence ATGAAAGATCCCGCACTGGCATCGTCCAGCCGCTTGGGCGGCGCTGTGATCAGCGACCGCGTTGTTGCAAGCCTGCTGGAAGAGCTGACCAACGGGCGCTATGCCCAAGCCGACCGCCTGCCTGCCGAGGTAGACCTTGCCACCGAACTGGGGGTGAGCCGCACCGTGATCCGTGACGCGCTGAGCGAGATGGAGCGCGCCGGTTATGTGGAACGGGTGCGCGGCATTGGCACGGTGGTGAACCGCGCTGTGCTGGGGCTGCGCAGCCGCTTGGACCAGAAGCTGGAGTACTACCCGCTGATCCGCAGCTTTGGCAGCTATCCCCATGCCGACGGCATTCAGGTGATGCTTCTTCGTGCAGGTGAGGAGATGGCCCATGCGCTGGCGCTGGAAGTCGGCGACGAGGTGATCTGCATCAAAAAGCGCATCCTTGCCGATACGACCCCGGTGATCTATTCCATCGACTACCTGCCCCGCAGTCTGTTCGGCAACCGGGACTACACCCGCATCGACCTGACCGGCGACATCTTTGAAATTTTGGAGCAGGAGTGCCACCAGCAGATCTCTTCCAACGTGGCGCACCTGAAAGCCAGCTGCGGCGACGAAGCCATCCGTGCAGCCATGCGGCTTGCCCCGGGCGAGGCCATGCTGCTGCTGGATGAGGTATGTTTCAATCGTTTGTGCAGGCCGGTGATGCGCTCGCTGAGCTACTACACAAACTTTTTTGATTTTTCCATCTTACGCAAACTGCTTTAA
- a CDS encoding GNAT family N-acetyltransferase has translation MDYFLQKVSGQPARQTVTLRRCTPAEAPVVFALQNEVRAAMPHPEQFVPDTLENITGYLRTGVCIGAWQQGRLGAYLILRLCGQSDENYAAFLGVPQSQWQHWANADSAVVHPDWRGNGLQRAMLEAALPLLPPQITHLGATVSPDNSYSLRNAQAGGFVIRCRREMYGGYDRYLLEKQL, from the coding sequence ATGGACTATTTTCTGCAAAAAGTAAGCGGTCAGCCCGCCCGGCAGACCGTTACCCTGCGGCGCTGCACCCCCGCCGAGGCTCCGGTAGTGTTCGCACTGCAAAACGAAGTGCGCGCCGCCATGCCGCACCCGGAGCAGTTCGTGCCGGATACGCTGGAAAACATTACCGGTTATCTGCGCACCGGGGTGTGTATCGGTGCGTGGCAGCAGGGGCGGCTGGGTGCGTACCTCATCCTACGCCTGTGCGGGCAAAGCGATGAAAACTACGCTGCCTTTCTGGGCGTGCCGCAAAGTCAGTGGCAGCACTGGGCCAACGCAGACAGCGCGGTGGTGCACCCGGACTGGCGGGGCAACGGTCTGCAGCGCGCCATGCTGGAAGCGGCTCTGCCGCTGCTGCCGCCGCAGATCACCCATCTGGGGGCTACTGTCAGCCCGGATAACAGTTACAGCCTGCGCAACGCACAGGCTGGTGGCTTCGTTATTCGCTGCCGCCGGGAGATGTACGGCGGCTACGATCGCTATCTGCTGGAAAAGCAGTTGTAA
- a CDS encoding UvrD-helicase domain-containing protein has product MAASLGQEFCTLRDTYIEKQFGRLNDMQRQAVFTTDGPLLILAGAGSGKTTVLVNRIANLIRFGSAHGSKETPRPVTEEDVKALRTAIMTGTDAPSWLDGMLRHNAVRSWNVMAITFTNKAAGELKERLRRMLGGEEGDEVFASTFHSACVRILRRWAEENGYPRSFTIYDTDDAQRVMKTVYKELSIDDKFLPIKAAINQMSRWKDQLVSPEQALADHARDVKSTQTARIYAAYEKKLKEAGAFDFDDLIYQTVQLLADHPDVREFYQNKYRYLLVDEYQDTSVAQFRLVSLLTGPERNICVVGDDDQSIYRFRGATIENILNFEKLYPGTKTIRLEQNYRSTSNILNAANCVIQHNTERKGKTLWTDNGEGDKVQVYTAENEQDEASHIADVIGQHLKAGGHLADHAILYRMNAQSAPIESYFTRAGIPHKIVGGQRFNDRKEVKDIHSYMSIVANPRDDVRLRRIINEPARKIGATTVDVIADLAGQQGVSMLDVISHADQYAKLSRAVMPLLKFWQIYQRLQDSLATRTLDEFASDVIELTGYKAMLEADAAKGHEDAADRLQNLGQLVNNVKNYCDQHGEEATLEGYLEDIALISDIDSYNESSDQVVLMTIHSAKGLEFPYVFLIGMEEGVFPSEMSKYSEADLEEERRLAYVGITRAKKELYISNSVTRMLYGRTQRNEPSRFLREIEPEYIEETRSPVLEQRSRMGGWGSSYSDTVPGGASGYSGPSGYSRSSYGGGYSSGSRSGYLNREYNAGESRGFGSSYGGRSTASSGFGSHYGNSSTQPTTRSSGFGSAYSGSNTTKNAVKQTAFTANSAAKPAASGAKHYEPGDIVEHKVFGRGTVLKVKPAAGDQIVEINFEKVGIKKTMANFAPLTKITEE; this is encoded by the coding sequence ATGGCAGCATCTCTCGGGCAGGAATTCTGCACCCTGCGTGATACTTACATTGAAAAGCAATTCGGCCGCCTGAACGATATGCAGCGGCAGGCTGTGTTTACCACGGATGGCCCGCTGCTCATCCTTGCCGGTGCGGGCAGCGGCAAGACCACTGTGCTGGTCAACCGCATCGCCAACCTCATCCGGTTTGGCTCGGCACACGGCTCCAAAGAAACGCCCCGCCCGGTGACCGAGGAGGACGTCAAGGCCTTGCGCACCGCCATCATGACCGGTACCGATGCCCCAAGCTGGCTGGACGGAATGCTGCGCCACAACGCGGTGCGCAGCTGGAACGTGATGGCCATTACCTTTACCAACAAGGCGGCAGGAGAGCTGAAAGAGCGTCTGCGCCGGATGCTGGGCGGCGAGGAAGGGGACGAGGTGTTCGCCTCCACCTTCCACTCGGCCTGTGTGCGTATCCTGCGCCGCTGGGCAGAGGAGAACGGCTACCCCCGCAGCTTTACCATCTATGATACAGACGATGCTCAGCGCGTGATGAAAACGGTGTATAAAGAGCTGAGCATCGACGATAAATTCCTGCCCATCAAAGCCGCCATCAACCAGATGAGCCGCTGGAAGGATCAGCTGGTCAGCCCGGAGCAGGCCCTTGCAGACCACGCCAGAGACGTGAAGAGCACCCAGACCGCACGCATCTACGCAGCTTACGAGAAAAAGCTGAAAGAGGCCGGCGCGTTTGATTTTGATGACCTCATCTACCAGACCGTGCAGCTGCTGGCCGACCACCCGGATGTGCGGGAATTCTACCAGAATAAGTACCGCTACCTGTTGGTGGACGAGTATCAGGATACCAGCGTGGCGCAGTTCCGTCTGGTCAGCCTGCTCACCGGGCCGGAGCGCAACATCTGCGTAGTGGGCGATGACGACCAGAGCATCTACCGCTTCCGCGGCGCTACCATTGAGAACATTCTCAATTTTGAAAAGCTCTATCCCGGAACCAAGACCATCCGTTTGGAGCAGAACTATCGTTCTACCTCCAACATCCTTAACGCAGCCAACTGCGTCATCCAGCACAACACCGAGCGCAAGGGCAAGACCCTGTGGACGGACAACGGCGAGGGCGATAAGGTGCAGGTGTACACCGCCGAGAACGAGCAGGATGAAGCCAGCCACATCGCGGATGTCATCGGCCAGCACCTGAAGGCGGGCGGCCATCTGGCAGACCATGCCATCCTCTACCGCATGAACGCCCAGTCGGCTCCCATCGAAAGCTACTTCACCCGCGCGGGTATCCCGCATAAGATCGTGGGCGGGCAGCGCTTCAACGACCGTAAGGAGGTCAAGGACATCCACTCCTATATGTCCATCGTGGCCAACCCCCGGGACGATGTGCGGCTGCGCCGCATCATCAACGAGCCCGCCCGTAAGATTGGTGCTACCACCGTGGACGTCATTGCAGACCTTGCCGGACAGCAGGGGGTCAGCATGCTGGATGTCATCAGCCATGCGGACCAGTACGCAAAGCTCTCCCGCGCGGTCATGCCGCTGCTCAAGTTTTGGCAGATTTATCAGCGCCTGCAGGATTCTCTTGCCACCCGCACGCTGGACGAGTTCGCTTCCGATGTCATTGAGCTGACCGGCTATAAGGCCATGCTGGAAGCAGACGCCGCCAAGGGGCACGAGGATGCCGCCGACCGTCTGCAGAACTTGGGTCAGCTGGTGAACAACGTTAAAAACTACTGCGACCAGCACGGCGAGGAAGCCACGCTGGAGGGCTATCTGGAAGATATCGCCCTTATCAGCGATATCGACAGCTATAACGAGAGCAGCGATCAGGTGGTGCTGATGACCATCCACTCTGCCAAGGGCTTGGAGTTCCCTTATGTGTTCCTCATCGGCATGGAGGAGGGCGTTTTCCCCAGCGAGATGAGCAAGTACTCCGAAGCAGATCTGGAAGAGGAACGCCGTCTGGCTTACGTCGGCATCACCCGCGCCAAAAAGGAGCTGTACATCTCCAACAGCGTCACCCGGATGCTGTATGGCCGCACCCAGCGCAACGAGCCCAGCCGCTTTCTGCGGGAGATCGAGCCGGAATACATCGAGGAGACCCGCAGCCCTGTGCTGGAGCAGCGTTCCCGTATGGGTGGCTGGGGCAGCAGTTATAGCGATACCGTGCCCGGCGGGGCATCCGGTTACTCCGGCCCCTCCGGCTATAGCCGTAGCAGCTACGGCGGCGGTTACAGCTCAGGCAGCCGCAGCGGCTACCTGAACCGGGAATATAACGCCGGTGAAAGCCGTGGTTTCGGCTCCTCTTACGGCGGAAGAAGCACCGCTTCCTCCGGTTTTGGCAGTCACTATGGCAACAGCTCCACCCAGCCGACTACCAGAAGCAGCGGATTTGGCTCTGCATATTCCGGCAGCAATACGACAAAAAATGCTGTAAAGCAAACGGCCTTTACGGCGAATTCCGCTGCAAAACCGGCAGCTTCTGGCGCAAAGCACTATGAACCGGGTGACATCGTGGAGCACAAGGTATTCGGTCGCGGCACGGTGCTGAAGGTAAAGCCCGCTGCCGGGGATCAGATCGTGGAGATCAACTTTGAAAAAGTGGGCATCAAGAAAACGATGGCCAATTTTGCGCCCCTGACCAAGATTACGGAGGAATAA
- the thyX gene encoding FAD-dependent thymidylate synthase, whose protein sequence is MMTVRLIAHTPEPEKVVAAAAKLCYSDAHITDLLDGLDEEKTAKFLTMLSDLGHASPIEHASFTFGIEGVSRTLLAQITRHRIASFSVQSQRYVRLDDFRYVTPPEIEAIPEAKAAFLASMEEDAQRYLDLAHKLEEGHTARLMAEGMPERQARAKASKQANEDARFVLPNACETKMVVTMNARSLMNFFQLRCCNRAQWEIRELAEKMFTLVYPVAPHIFAKAGPACLCGPCPEGKMCCGKTTEVRAKYTAIKEGAAV, encoded by the coding sequence ATGATGACTGTTCGTTTGATCGCCCACACCCCGGAACCGGAAAAGGTGGTGGCGGCTGCCGCAAAGCTCTGCTACTCCGACGCCCACATCACCGACCTTCTGGATGGGCTGGACGAGGAAAAAACTGCAAAATTCCTGACCATGCTCAGTGACCTTGGCCATGCCAGCCCCATCGAGCACGCCAGCTTTACCTTTGGCATCGAGGGGGTCAGCCGTACTCTGCTTGCCCAGATCACCCGGCACCGCATCGCGTCCTTCAGCGTGCAGAGCCAGCGCTATGTGCGTCTGGATGATTTCCGCTATGTGACGCCCCCGGAGATCGAGGCTATCCCAGAAGCAAAGGCTGCCTTCCTTGCCAGTATGGAGGAGGACGCCCAGCGTTATCTCGACCTTGCCCATAAGCTGGAGGAGGGGCACACCGCCCGCCTGATGGCCGAGGGAATGCCTGAAAGGCAGGCCCGCGCCAAGGCTTCTAAACAGGCCAACGAGGATGCCCGCTTTGTGCTGCCCAACGCCTGCGAGACCAAAATGGTGGTCACTATGAACGCCCGCAGCCTGATGAACTTCTTCCAGCTGCGCTGCTGCAACCGCGCCCAGTGGGAGATCCGGGAACTGGCTGAAAAGATGTTCACGCTGGTTTACCCGGTAGCACCCCATATCTTTGCCAAGGCTGGCCCCGCCTGCCTGTGCGGCCCCTGCCCGGAGGGCAAGATGTGCTGTGGCAAGACCACCGAGGTGCGCGCAAAATATACCGCTATCAAAGAAGGTGCCGCCGTATGA
- a CDS encoding dTMP kinase — protein sequence MSKGKLIVLEGLDGSGKATQAKLLAEHLAAQGVPVQKITFPDYASDSSALVKMYLAGQFGQHPDDVNAYAASSFYAVDRYASYKTSWGSFYEQGGVIIADRYTTSNAVHQCSKLPQEQWEDYLRWLFDYEFRLLGLPAPDRVIYLQVDPAVSQRLMTQRYHGDESKKDVHEKDTAYLARSRAAAEFCARHLGWDTVHCTSGDAMRSIEEIQQEVQQLARKTLG from the coding sequence ATGAGCAAAGGCAAACTGATCGTACTGGAAGGGCTGGACGGCAGTGGCAAGGCTACACAGGCAAAGCTGCTGGCAGAGCATCTTGCCGCGCAGGGCGTGCCGGTGCAGAAGATCACCTTCCCGGATTATGCCAGCGATTCCAGCGCACTGGTCAAGATGTATCTGGCGGGGCAGTTCGGCCAGCACCCGGACGATGTAAACGCCTATGCGGCTTCCAGCTTTTACGCGGTGGACCGCTATGCCAGCTATAAAACCAGCTGGGGCAGCTTTTATGAGCAGGGCGGTGTGATCATCGCCGATCGATACACCACCTCCAATGCGGTGCATCAGTGCTCTAAGTTACCGCAGGAGCAGTGGGAAGATTACCTGCGCTGGCTGTTTGACTACGAGTTCCGTCTGCTGGGTCTGCCCGCACCGGACAGGGTCATCTATTTACAGGTAGACCCGGCGGTCAGCCAGCGGCTGATGACCCAGCGCTACCACGGCGACGAGAGCAAAAAGGACGTGCACGAGAAAGATACCGCCTATCTGGCGCGCAGCCGCGCCGCTGCCGAGTTCTGCGCCCGGCATCTTGGCTGGGATACCGTGCACTGCACCAGCGGGGACGCAATGCGCAGTATTGAAGAGATCCAGCAAGAGGTACAGCAGCTTGCCCGGAAAACACTGGGCTGA
- the mltG gene encoding endolytic transglycosylase MltG — MAHNDTHAARKKGGAGKILLVVLLLLLLAAGAAVRFAYNEIHGNGAPGSTEVTVSIPQGSGVAAIANKLKEAGVIRSAYLFRWYVGEKGADAKLQYGDFVLQTSAISYDAIIATLSQYAKAETVRVTIPEGTTAIAIAQKMEAAGLCTAKEFLKEANEGDFSAYTFWQYVPEDKDAPNRFMKCEGYLFPETYEFLKDDTVHNYVATFYAQFDAQITAEMYAALKEQDMTLPELVTLASFVQEEAGNSQDSNVAQVFRNRLAEDSPYPRLQSNTSSHIQSDADNNYLWNWVAPYYGGWDDIPENILAAYDTYSCIGLPAGPISNPGLAAIKAALEPQPDEDAKDAYFFVTDLKGNYYYAHTLAEHNANCKTAAAVNKSLKN, encoded by the coding sequence ATGGCACACAATGATACACACGCAGCCCGCAAAAAGGGCGGCGCAGGCAAAATTCTGCTGGTGGTGCTTCTGCTGCTCCTTCTGGCAGCAGGCGCAGCGGTGCGGTTTGCCTACAATGAGATTCACGGCAATGGTGCACCCGGCAGCACAGAGGTGACCGTAAGCATCCCGCAGGGCAGCGGCGTGGCGGCTATTGCCAACAAGCTGAAGGAGGCGGGCGTTATCCGCTCTGCCTATCTGTTCCGCTGGTATGTGGGGGAAAAGGGTGCTGACGCAAAGCTTCAGTACGGCGATTTTGTCTTGCAGACCAGTGCGATTTCCTACGATGCGATCATCGCCACCCTTTCCCAGTATGCCAAGGCAGAAACGGTGCGGGTGACCATCCCGGAGGGCACCACGGCCATTGCCATTGCCCAGAAGATGGAAGCCGCCGGTCTGTGCACCGCCAAGGAGTTTTTGAAGGAAGCCAACGAGGGTGATTTCAGCGCATATACTTTCTGGCAGTATGTCCCGGAGGATAAAGATGCCCCGAACCGCTTTATGAAGTGCGAGGGTTATCTTTTCCCGGAGACCTACGAGTTTTTGAAGGACGATACGGTGCACAACTATGTGGCAACCTTCTACGCTCAGTTCGACGCGCAGATCACCGCCGAAATGTATGCAGCTCTCAAGGAGCAGGACATGACCCTGCCAGAACTGGTCACCCTTGCCTCCTTTGTGCAGGAGGAAGCGGGCAACAGTCAGGACTCCAACGTTGCGCAGGTGTTCCGCAACCGTCTGGCGGAGGACTCGCCCTACCCCCGGTTGCAAAGCAACACTTCCAGCCATATCCAGAGCGATGCCGACAATAACTATCTCTGGAACTGGGTCGCGCCCTACTACGGCGGCTGGGACGATATCCCGGAAAATATTCTTGCAGCATACGACACTTACAGCTGCATCGGCCTGCCCGCTGGCCCTATCTCAAACCCCGGCCTTGCCGCCATCAAGGCGGCGCTGGAGCCGCAGCCCGATGAGGACGCCAAGGACGCTTACTTCTTTGTGACCGACCTCAAGGGCAACTACTACTACGCCCACACGCTGGCAGAGCATAACGCCAACTGCAAAACTGCCGCAGCTGTGAACAAAAGCCTGAAAAACTGA
- a CDS encoding peptidase U32 family protein, which yields MLQIPELLAPAGDAERLRYAINYGADAVYCGLPEFGMRSAPANFTPEQLTESVIYAHARGRKVYLTMNTLPTNEEADRLPEAIKEAAKAGVDAFIVADLGVLDACKTFAPDIDVHLSTQTGITNWAAARAAYKMGAKRVVLAREMTLQDIAILRDKTPPELEIEAFVHGAMCMSVSGRCLLSNYMAGRDANRGQCAQPCRWKYYLSEETRPGQLYEIGENENGSYILNANDMCTAPFLDLICKAGVDSLKIEGRAKTFYYVASVTAAYRKALDAYLADPANDNFELPPEVYEELTRTSHRHYSPGFYFGREQAKQATDSATYIREWEFVGTVDSWENGIAHCQQRGKWSLGDTLEALCPDGRSIALAPEWIENEAGERVESTPHAMEKYTVPTPELPPMSLLRRKTV from the coding sequence ATGTTACAGATCCCGGAACTGCTTGCCCCGGCGGGCGATGCGGAACGTCTGCGTTATGCCATCAACTACGGTGCCGATGCCGTTTACTGCGGCCTGCCGGAGTTCGGTATGCGCTCTGCCCCGGCTAATTTCACCCCGGAGCAGCTGACGGAAAGCGTCATCTACGCCCATGCCCGCGGCCGTAAGGTCTACCTGACCATGAATACCCTGCCCACCAACGAGGAAGCCGACCGCCTGCCGGAGGCCATCAAGGAGGCCGCCAAAGCCGGTGTGGATGCCTTTATCGTGGCAGACCTTGGTGTGCTGGACGCCTGCAAGACCTTTGCCCCGGACATTGACGTGCATCTTTCCACCCAGACCGGCATTACCAACTGGGCAGCTGCCCGCGCCGCCTACAAAATGGGCGCAAAGCGGGTGGTGCTGGCCCGAGAGATGACCTTGCAGGATATCGCCATCCTGCGCGATAAGACCCCGCCGGAGCTGGAGATCGAAGCCTTTGTGCACGGTGCGATGTGCATGAGCGTGTCCGGCCGGTGTCTGCTGTCCAACTACATGGCCGGACGTGACGCTAACCGCGGTCAGTGCGCCCAGCCCTGCCGCTGGAAGTACTACCTGAGCGAGGAGACCCGCCCCGGCCAGCTGTACGAGATCGGCGAAAACGAGAATGGCAGCTACATCCTTAACGCCAACGATATGTGCACTGCGCCCTTCCTCGACCTGATCTGCAAAGCGGGCGTGGACAGCCTGAAGATCGAAGGCCGCGCCAAGACCTTCTACTATGTCGCCAGCGTCACCGCCGCCTACCGCAAGGCACTGGACGCCTATCTGGCTGACCCGGCAAACGATAACTTTGAGCTGCCGCCGGAGGTGTACGAGGAACTCACCCGCACCAGCCACCGGCACTACTCTCCCGGCTTCTATTTTGGCCGCGAGCAGGCTAAGCAGGCCACCGACAGCGCTACCTATATCCGCGAGTGGGAATTCGTGGGCACGGTGGACAGCTGGGAAAACGGTATCGCCCACTGCCAGCAGCGCGGCAAATGGAGCCTTGGGGATACGCTGGAGGCACTGTGCCCGGACGGGCGCAGCATTGCGCTTGCCCCGGAATGGATCGAGAACGAAGCAGGGGAGCGGGTGGAAAGTACTCCTCACGCTATGGAAAAATACACCGTGCCCACCCCGGAGCTGCCGCCCATGAGCCTGCTGCGCCGCAAAACGGTGTGA
- a CDS encoding heparan-alpha-glucosaminide N-acetyltransferase, giving the protein MKYSNTSGRYALLDELRGLDLVSMMLYHGCWDLVYLFGIQAGWYYGLPGHLWQQSICWVFILLSGFCVQLGHHTLRRGAQVFGAGALVTAVTLLFMPEDRVVFGVLTLLGSAMLLTGLLEKPLRRIPPAAGLAVSAVLFALTRNVSAGYLGFGSLRLWLPQTLYANYVTAYFGFYPCWFYSTDYFALLPWLFLFWVGYFLYGVVGRQRMEFLRRSVCPPLGWLGRHSLLLYLLHQPVIYGVLLVVFRILGS; this is encoded by the coding sequence GTGAAGTACAGTAACACTTCTGGCCGCTACGCCCTTCTGGACGAGCTGCGCGGGTTGGATCTGGTCAGTATGATGCTCTATCACGGCTGCTGGGATCTGGTCTATCTGTTCGGCATTCAGGCAGGCTGGTATTATGGCTTGCCCGGGCATCTGTGGCAGCAGAGCATCTGCTGGGTATTTATTCTGTTGTCTGGTTTCTGTGTGCAGCTGGGGCATCATACCCTGCGCCGGGGCGCACAGGTGTTCGGGGCAGGGGCGCTGGTCACGGCGGTCACACTGCTTTTTATGCCGGAGGACAGGGTCGTTTTTGGCGTGCTGACCCTGCTGGGCAGCGCCATGCTGCTGACTGGTCTGCTGGAAAAGCCGCTGCGGCGCATTCCCCCGGCGGCAGGGCTTGCCGTCTCGGCAGTGCTGTTTGCCCTTACCCGCAATGTTTCGGCAGGCTATCTGGGCTTTGGCAGTTTGCGCCTCTGGCTGCCGCAGACACTGTATGCAAACTACGTTACAGCGTACTTTGGCTTTTATCCGTGCTGGTTCTATTCTACGGATTATTTTGCCCTTCTGCCGTGGCTGTTTCTGTTCTGGGTGGGGTACTTTCTCTACGGCGTTGTAGGGCGGCAGCGTATGGAGTTCTTGCGCCGCTCGGTCTGCCCGCCGCTGGGCTGGCTTGGACGGCATTCACTGCTGCTGTATCTGCTGCACCAGCCGGTCATCTACGGGGTGCTGCTGGTGGTTTTCCGCATATTGGGCAGCTGA
- a CDS encoding flavodoxin, translating into MSKVAIVFWSATGNTETMANCIAEGAGANGTLVPCTEMTPAKLAEFDVVAFGCPAMGAEQLEESEFEPMFAALEGSLNGKKIALFGSYGWGDGQWMRDWAQRAQDDGAQLFSEEGLICNETPDDDVQAACRKLGADLAAW; encoded by the coding sequence ATGAGCAAAGTAGCAATCGTATTCTGGAGCGCAACCGGCAACACCGAGACCATGGCAAACTGCATCGCCGAGGGCGCAGGCGCCAACGGCACCCTCGTGCCCTGCACCGAGATGACCCCCGCAAAGCTGGCAGAGTTTGATGTGGTGGCCTTTGGCTGCCCGGCTATGGGTGCAGAGCAGCTGGAGGAGAGCGAGTTCGAGCCCATGTTTGCTGCACTGGAAGGCTCCTTGAACGGCAAAAAGATCGCACTGTTCGGCTCCTACGGCTGGGGCGATGGCCAGTGGATGCGTGACTGGGCGCAGCGCGCGCAGGATGACGGCGCACAGCTGTTCAGCGAGGAAGGCCTCATCTGCAACGAAACGCCCGATGATGATGTGCAGGCTGCCTGCCGTAAGCTGGGTGCAGATCTGGCCGCTTGGTAA